A portion of the bacterium genome contains these proteins:
- a CDS encoding phosphatidylglycerophosphatase A, producing MRVKISELIATGFLSGRAPVAPGTVGSIAACLLWLLLKISGASFATLCIVTGCIILAGWWATEHYVARNSTDKQSDPSEVVIDEWAGMWIALLGVQELGVIEITLAFMLFRLFDISKPWIVGKCDRMHGTKGIMLDDIAAGFIALLCLMVGQSLF from the coding sequence TTGCGGGTGAAGATTTCAGAACTTATCGCTACAGGTTTCCTATCGGGCAGGGCCCCAGTTGCGCCAGGAACAGTAGGCTCCATTGCGGCTTGCCTACTGTGGCTACTACTGAAAATCAGCGGGGCGTCCTTTGCAACTCTTTGTATTGTGACTGGATGTATTATCCTCGCTGGTTGGTGGGCCACCGAACACTATGTCGCAAGGAACAGCACCGATAAGCAATCTGATCCTTCAGAGGTCGTAATCGATGAGTGGGCTGGGATGTGGATTGCGCTCCTTGGCGTACAAGAATTAGGGGTGATTGAAATCACTCTGGCTTTCATGCTGTTTAGACTGTTCGATATTTCAAAGCCGTGGATTGTAGGAAAATGCGACCGCATGCATGGCACGAAAGGAATTATGCTTGATGATATCGCCGCTGGATTCATTGCGCTTCTGTGCCTTATGGTCGGGCAGTCTCTGTTTTAA